The following proteins are co-located in the Theropithecus gelada isolate Dixy chromosome 19, Tgel_1.0, whole genome shotgun sequence genome:
- the PLIN4 gene encoding perilipin-4, with amino-acid sequence MQTLGSFFGSLPGFSSARNLVANAHSSARARPATDPAGAPAAEAARPQAQVAAHPEQMAPWTEKELQPSEKQMVSGAKDLVCSKMSRAKDAVSSGMASVVDAAKGVVQGGLDTTRSALTGTKEVVSSGVTGAVDMAKGAVQGGLDTSKAVLTGTKDTVSAGLTGAVNVAKGTVQAGVDTTKTVLTGTKDTVTTGVMGAVNLAKGTVQTGVDTSKAVLTGTKDAVSTGLTGAVNVARGTIQTGVDTSKAVLTGTKDTVCSGVTGAVNVAKGTIQTGVDTTKTVLTGTKDTVCSGVTGAMNLAKGAVQGGLDTTKSVVIGTKDTVCSGVTGAMNLAKGTIQTGMDTTKMVLTGTKDTVCGGVTGAMNVAKGAVQGGLDTTKSVLTGTKDAVSTGLMGTANVAKGAVQTGVDTAKTVLTGTKDTVTTGLMGAVNVAKGTVQTGVDTTKTVLTGTKNTVCSGVTGAANVAKGAVQGGLDTTKSVLTGTKDAVSTGLTGAVNLAKGTVQTGVDTTKTVLTGTKDTVCSGVTGAVNVAKGAVQGGLDTTKSVVMGTKDTVSTGLTGAANVAKGAVQTGVDTAKTVLTGTKDTVTTGLMGAVNVAKGTVQTGMDTTKTSVLTGTKDTVCSGVTGAVNVAKGAVQTGLKTTQNIATGTKNTLGSGVTGAVNVAKGAVQTGVDTAKTVLTGTKDTVTTGLMGAVNVAKGTVQSGMDTTKTVLTGTKDTVCGGVTSAANVAKVAVQGGLDTTKSVLTGTKDAVSTGLTGAVNLAKGTVQTGVDTTKTVLTGTKDTVCSGVTGAVNVAKGAVQGGLDTTKSVVMGTKDTVSTGFMGAVNVAKGTVQTGVDTTKTVLTGTKNTVCSGVTGAANVAKGAVQGGLDTTKSVLTGTKDAVSTGLTGAVNLAKGTVQTGVDTTKTVLTSTKDTVCSGVTGAVNVAKGTVHTGVDTAKTVLSGTKDTVTTGVMGAVNIAKGTMQTGMDTSKAVLTGTKDTVCSGVTGAMSMAKGAVQGGLDTTKAVLTGTKDAASAGLMGSGNVATGAIHTGLSTFQNWLPSTQATSWGGRTSSRTTDNGGEQTALSSREAPFAGVSRPPEMLSVGPEPVWEAAATTKSLATDVATFTQGAALGREDTRPLATTHNPEEAPRWAMLQNELEGLGDIFHPMNAEEQAQLAASQPGPKVLSAEQGSYFVRLGDLGPSFRQRAFEHAVSHLQHGQFQARDTLAQLQDCLKLIEEAQQAPEGQPCLDQGSGACVEDAAVQEERDAGALSRVCGLLQQLHTAYSGLASSLQGLPAELQQPVKRARRSLCELYGVMASAGSVEALPAEQLVQCHEGVHQAWQGLEQLLEGLQHNPPLSWLVGPFALPPGGQQL; translated from the exons CAAATGGTGTCCGGGGCCAAAGACCTGGTGTGTTCCAAGATGTCCAGGGCCAAGGATGCCGTCTCCTCCGGGATGGCCAGCGTGGTGGATGCGGCTAAGGGAGTGGTCCAGGGAGGCCTGGATACCACTCGGTCTGCACTCACGGGCACCAAGGAGGTGGTGTCCAGCGGGGTCACGGGGGCTGTGGACATGGCTAAGGGGGCCGTCCAAGGGGGTCTGGACACCTCGAAGGCTGTCCTCACCGGCACCAAGGACACGGTGTCCGCTGGGCTCACGGGGGCAGTGAATGTGGCCAAAGGGACCGTACAGGCCGGCGTGGACACCACCAAGACTGTGCTGACCGGCACCAAAGACACAGTGACTACTGGGGTCATGGGGGCAGTGAACTTGGCCAAAGGGACTGTCCAGACCGGCGTGGACACCTCCAAGGCTGTGCTGACTGGCACCAAAGATGCTGTGTCCACTGGGCTCACAGGGGCAGTGAATGTGGCCAGAGGAACCATTCAGACCGGTGTGGACACTAGTAAGGCTGTCCTAACAGGTACCAAGGACACCGTCTGTAGTGGGGTGACTGGTGCCGTGAACGTGGCCAAAGGAACCATCCAGACCGGCGTGGACACCACCAAGACTGTCCTAACTGGTACCAAGGACACCGTCTGCAGTGGGGTGACCGGTGCCATGAACTTGGCCAAAGGGGCCGTCCAGGGGGGCCTGGACACCACCAAGTCTGTGGTCATAG GTACAAAGGACACCGTCTGTAGTGGGGTAACTGGTGCCATGAACTTGGCCAAAGGAACCATCCAGACAGGCATGGACACCACCAAGATGGTCCTAACAGGTACTAAGGACACCGTCTGTGGTGGGGTGACCGGTGCCATGAATGTGGCCAAAGGAGCCGTCCAGGGGGGCCTGGACACCACCAAGTCTGTCCTGACTGGCACTAAAGACGCTGTGTCCACCGGGCTCATGGGGACAGCGAATGTGGCCAAGGGAGCCGTCCAGACGGGTGTAGACACAGCCAAGACCGTGCTGACCGGCACCAAGGACACAGTGACTACCGGGCTCATGGGTGCAGTGAATGTCGCCAAAGGGACCGTCCAGACCGGCGTGGACACCACTAAGACCGTGCTGACCGGCACCAAGAATACAGTCTGCAGTGGGGTCACCGGTGCCGCGAATGTGGCCAAAGGGGCCGTCCAGGGGGGCCTGGACACCACCAAGTCTGTCCTGACTGGCACTAAGGACGCTGTGTCTACTGGGCTCACAGGGGCTGTAAACTTGGCCAAAGGGACTGTCCAGACCGGCGTGGACACCACCAAGACTGTGTTAACCGGTACCAAGGACACCGTCTGCAGTGGGGTCACTGGTGCCGTGAACGTGGCCAAAGGGGCCGTCCAGGGGGGCCTGGACACCACCAAGTCTGTGGTCATGGGTACGAAAGACACAGTGTCCACCGGGCTCACGGGGGCAGCGAACGTGGCCAAGGGGGCTGTCCAGACGGGTGTAGACACAGCCAAGACCGTGCTGACTGGCACCAAGGACACAGTGACTACCGGGCTCATGGGAGCAGTGAATGTCGCCAAAGGGACCGTCCAGACTGGCATGGACACCACCAAGACT TCTGTCCTGACCGGTACCAAGGACACTGTCTGCAGTGGGGTCACTGGTGCCGTGAACGTGGCCAAGGGGGCTGTGCAAACTGGACTGAAAACGACCCAAAATATCGCTACAGGTACAAAGAACACCCTTGGCAGTGGGGTGACCGGTGCCGTGAATGTGGCGAAAGGGGCTGTCCAGACAGGTGTAGACACAGCCAAGACCGTGCTGACCGGCACTAAGGACACAGTGACTACCGGGCTCATGGGGGCAGTGAATGTCGCCAAAGGGACCGTCCAGAGTGGCATGGACACCACCAAGACTGTCCTAACCGGCACCAAGGACACCGTCTGCGGTGGGGTGACCAGTGCCGCGAATGTGGCCAAAGTGGCCGTCCAGGGGGGCCTGGACACCACCAAGTCTGTCCTGACTGGCACTAAAGACGCTGTGTCCACTGGGCTCACAGGGGCTGTAAACTTGGCCAAAGGGACTGTCCAGACCGGTGTGGACACCACCAAGACTGTCCTAACTGGTACCAAGGACACCGTCTGCAGTGGGGTGACCGGTGCCGTGAATGTGGCCAAAGGGGCCGTCCAGGGGGGCCTGGACACCACTAAGTCTGTGGTCATGGGTACGAAAGACACAGTGTCCACCGGGTTCATGGGGGCAGTGAATGTCGCCAAAGGGACCGTCCAGACCGGGGTGGACACCACCAAGACCGTGCTGACCGGCACTAAGAATACAGTCTGCAGTGGGGTGACTGGTGCCGCGAATGTGGCCAAAGGGGCCGTCCAGGGGGGCCTGGACACCACCAAGTCTGTCCTGACTGGCACTAAGGACGCTGTGTCCACTGGGCTCACAGGCGCTGTGAACTTGGCCAAGGGGACTGTCCAGACCGGCGTGGACACCACCAAGACTGTCCTAACCAGTACCAAGGACACCGTCTGCAGTGGAGTCACTGGTGCTGTGAATGTGGCCAAAGGGACCGTTCACAcaggtgtggacacagccaagaCAGTGCTGAGTGGCACTAAGGACACAGTGACTACTGGAGTCATGGGGGCAGTGAATATCGCCAAAGGAACCATGCAGACTGGCATGGACACCTCCAAGGCTGTGCTAACGGGTACCAAGGACACCGTCTGCAGTGGGGTGACCGGTGCCATGAGCATGGCCAAAGGGGCTGTCCAGGGGGGCCTGGACACCACCAAGGCAGTGCTGACTGGAACCAAAGATGCAGCGTCTGCTGGGCTCATGGGGTCAGGGAACGTGGCAACAGGGGCCATCCACACTGGCCTCAGCACCTTCCAGAATTGGTTACCTAGTACCCAGGCCACCTCCTGGGGTGGACGTACCAGTTCCAGGACCACAGACAATGGTGGGGAGCAGACTGCCCTGAGCTCCCGAGAGGCCCCGTTCGCTGGTGTCTCCAGGCCCCCAGAGATGCTCAGCGTAGGCCCGGAGCCTGTCTGGGAAGCTGCAGCCACAACCAAGAGCCTTGCGACTGACGTGGCCACGTTCACCCAAGGGGCCGCCCTGGGCAGGGAGGACACAAGGCCTTTGGCCACCACACACAACCCCGAAGAAGCCCCACGCTGGGCGATGCTGCAGAATGAGTTGGAGGGACTGGGGGACATCTTCCACCCCATGAATGCAGAGGAGCAAG CTCAGCTGGCTGCCTCCCAGCCCGGGCCGAAGGTGCTGTCGGCGGAGCAGGGGAGCTACTTCGTTCGTTTAGGTGACCTGGGTCCCAGCTTCCGTCAGCGGGCATTTGAACACGCAGTGAGCCACCTGCAGCACGGCCAGTTCCAAGCCAGAGACACTCTGGCCCAGCTCCAGGATTGCTTAAAGCTG ATTGAAGAGGCCCAGCAGGCTCCAGAAGGGCAGCCGTGTCTGGACCAGGGCTCAGGTGCCTGTGTAGAGGATGCTGCTGTCCAGGAG GAGCGGGACGCCGGGGCTCTGTCCAGGGTCTGCGGCCTTCTCCAGCAGCTGCACACGGCCTACAGTGGcctggcctccagcctccaggGCCTGCCCGCCGAGCTCCAGCAGCCGGTGAAGCGGGCGCGGCGCAGCCTCTGTGAGCTCTATGGCGTCATGGCCTCGGCCGGCTCTGTAGAGGCGCTGCCCGCAGAGCAGCTGGTGCAGTGCCACGAGGGTGTGCACCAGGCGTGGCAGGGGCTAGAGCAGCTGCTAGAGGGCCTACAGCACAACCCCCCGCTCAGCTGGCTGGTAGGGCCCTTCGCCTTGCCCCCCGGCGGGCAGCAGCTGTAG